One genomic window of Luteolibacter flavescens includes the following:
- a CDS encoding thioredoxin family protein: MKRIAMAEVRSTFSLRPGDSAPAFRLPAPDGAMHDLQEIRGTEGLLVIFACNHCPFVIHLAAEVASLAREIGASGVKTVAISSNDISRYPQDAPEHMSSFATEYGWDFPYLFDETQAVAKAYSAACTPDFFLFDSELRLYYSGQFDDSRPKSGTPVTGADLRAAVKSMLAGEPAPERPYPSSGCSIKWKIGSEPSWFAPR, encoded by the coding sequence GTGAAACGAATCGCCATGGCCGAAGTCCGCTCCACCTTTTCCCTCCGTCCGGGCGATTCCGCCCCGGCTTTCCGGCTGCCCGCTCCGGACGGGGCGATGCACGATCTCCAGGAAATCCGCGGGACAGAGGGGCTCTTGGTGATCTTCGCCTGTAATCACTGCCCGTTCGTCATCCACCTCGCCGCCGAGGTTGCCAGCTTGGCGAGGGAGATCGGGGCCTCGGGCGTGAAGACCGTGGCGATTTCCTCGAACGACATCTCGCGCTACCCGCAGGATGCGCCGGAGCACATGTCGAGCTTCGCCACGGAGTATGGCTGGGATTTCCCGTATCTCTTCGATGAGACGCAGGCAGTGGCAAAGGCCTACAGCGCGGCCTGCACGCCGGATTTCTTCCTCTTCGACAGCGAGCTGCGCCTCTACTACTCGGGTCAATTCGACGACTCGCGGCCAAAGTCCGGCACACCGGTGACCGGGGCCGACCTGCGCGCGGCGGTGAAATCGATGCTCGCCGGCGAACCTGCCCCGGAGCGCCCGTATCCCAGCAGCGGATGTAGCATCAAGTGGAAGATCGGCAGCGAGCCCTCGTGGTTTGCCCCGCGCTGA
- a CDS encoding DUF5063 domain-containing protein, which translates to MDPSTKFGKTVERFCLWAEGDHHTLADARRNLLDLMALIAEVKHLRYSGDTELEFPRRGHPAWVEDLARFGDLPFKYYRVVFDPLDLDSTDEPVTGDLHADFADIYADLWEGLQAYQSGHIDEAVATWVDSYVIHWGYHARSALLAIDAQFVSYR; encoded by the coding sequence ATGGATCCAAGCACCAAGTTCGGAAAAACGGTCGAACGTTTTTGCCTTTGGGCCGAGGGTGATCATCATACGCTTGCGGACGCTCGCCGGAACTTGCTCGATCTCATGGCGCTGATTGCCGAGGTGAAACACCTCCGCTATTCAGGTGACACCGAATTGGAATTCCCTCGGCGTGGCCACCCCGCATGGGTCGAGGACCTTGCTCGATTCGGAGATCTACCTTTCAAATACTATCGGGTGGTCTTTGACCCACTGGATCTCGATTCGACCGACGAACCGGTAACGGGAGATCTACACGCTGACTTCGCCGACATTTATGCAGATCTTTGGGAAGGCCTACAAGCTTACCAATCAGGGCATATCGATGAGGCGGTCGCCACGTGGGTAGATTCCTACGTCATTCATTGGGGTTATCATGCTCGCTCTGCACTTCTGGCAATCGACGCGCAATTTGTGAGCTACCGGTAG
- the polX gene encoding DNA polymerase/3'-5' exonuclease PolX: MSVTRERLVEVLEEIALLLEIQGENPFKIRAYRQGAEVVSGYDGDIVALARDNKLEGIKGLGEALRDKLHELATTGELEFHKKLRVGYPDSFFDLFDLDGLGPKKIAILNRELKVDSLASLKAACEAGTVAGLSGFGAKTQAKILESLARREQAAEAFRLDVAIQASEEILEILRMHPEVLRASVAGSTRRSKEVVHDLDFIVATPKPAELTAFFATQEFAKEVIAQGDTKCSIRLESGMQCDLRAVSNEQYPFALFYFTGSKEHNVAIRSRALKKGWSLNEYAFTGENVPSNIHDEADIYRALGLDFVPPELRENRGEIEAADEGKLPRLLEWENLRGTFHNHTTESDGKASLHAMAEGARELGLQYLGIADHSKSSPQANGLSVERLAAQVGTIAEWNREHGGEHFRLFAGSEVDILKSGELDFEDDLLATLDYAVASVHNALTLDEDEMTKRIIRAMENPHITMLGHLTGRLLLRRDGYAVNHEKIIDCAAETRTVIELNCNPKRFDMDWRWWHRARDKGVLCSINPDAHSVNQLQFLRFGASVARKGWLRREDVVNTKSLLDMEAWLKLPKNKR, encoded by the coding sequence ATGTCCGTCACCCGCGAGCGCCTGGTCGAAGTCTTGGAAGAAATCGCCCTGCTGCTGGAAATCCAAGGCGAGAATCCCTTCAAGATCCGCGCCTACCGCCAAGGGGCCGAGGTGGTCTCCGGCTACGACGGCGACATCGTCGCGCTGGCCCGCGACAACAAGCTGGAGGGCATCAAGGGACTGGGCGAGGCGCTGCGGGACAAGCTGCACGAGCTGGCGACGACCGGTGAGCTGGAATTTCACAAGAAGCTGCGAGTCGGCTATCCGGATTCCTTTTTCGATCTCTTCGACCTCGACGGACTGGGGCCGAAAAAGATAGCGATACTGAATCGCGAGCTGAAAGTGGACTCGCTCGCCTCCCTCAAGGCCGCCTGCGAGGCGGGCACGGTGGCGGGCCTCAGCGGATTCGGCGCGAAGACGCAGGCGAAGATCCTCGAATCGCTCGCCCGCAGGGAACAGGCCGCCGAGGCATTCCGGCTCGACGTGGCGATCCAGGCATCGGAGGAAATTCTCGAGATCCTGCGCATGCACCCGGAGGTCCTGCGGGCATCCGTGGCGGGCTCGACCCGGCGGTCGAAGGAAGTCGTGCATGACCTCGATTTCATCGTCGCCACGCCGAAACCCGCGGAGCTGACGGCCTTTTTCGCGACGCAGGAGTTCGCCAAGGAAGTCATCGCACAGGGCGACACGAAGTGCTCGATCCGTCTGGAGAGCGGCATGCAGTGCGACCTGCGCGCGGTCTCGAACGAGCAGTATCCCTTCGCGCTCTTCTACTTCACCGGCAGCAAGGAGCACAACGTGGCCATCCGCTCTCGTGCGCTGAAGAAAGGCTGGTCGCTCAACGAGTATGCCTTCACCGGCGAGAACGTGCCGTCCAATATCCACGACGAGGCGGACATCTACCGGGCGCTGGGGCTCGACTTCGTGCCGCCCGAGCTGCGTGAAAACCGCGGCGAGATCGAGGCCGCGGATGAGGGCAAGCTGCCGCGTCTTCTGGAATGGGAAAACCTGCGCGGCACCTTTCACAACCACACCACGGAATCCGACGGCAAGGCATCGCTCCACGCGATGGCCGAGGGCGCGCGGGAACTAGGGTTGCAGTACTTGGGCATCGCCGATCACTCGAAGTCCTCGCCGCAGGCAAATGGCCTGAGCGTCGAGCGGCTGGCCGCGCAGGTCGGGACCATCGCCGAGTGGAACCGCGAGCACGGTGGCGAGCACTTCCGGCTCTTCGCGGGCTCCGAGGTGGACATCCTGAAAAGCGGCGAACTCGACTTCGAAGACGACCTGCTGGCCACGCTCGACTACGCCGTGGCATCGGTCCACAACGCACTCACGCTGGACGAGGACGAGATGACCAAGCGGATCATCCGGGCGATGGAGAATCCCCACATCACCATGCTCGGCCACCTCACCGGCCGCCTGCTCCTCCGCCGAGATGGCTATGCGGTGAATCACGAGAAGATCATCGACTGCGCCGCGGAGACGCGCACCGTCATCGAGCTGAATTGCAACCCGAAGCGCTTCGACATGGACTGGCGCTGGTGGCACCGCGCCCGCGACAAGGGCGTGCTCTGCTCCATCAATCCCGACGCCCACTCGGTGAACCAGCTCCAGTTCCTCCGCTTCGGCGCGAGCGTCGCGAGGAAGGGCTGGCTGCGCCGCGAGGACGTAGTGAACACGAAGTCGCTGTTAGATATGGAAGCTTGGTTGAAGCTGCCGAAGAACAAACGTTAG
- a CDS encoding type II toxin-antitoxin system RelE/ParE family toxin, whose translation MELSIHPLAAKDARKIADTYSSISGELVTRFWHELDATLDMIESAPTQFHFDDSGLRRANLRKFPYHILFDEHLDVTRILVIRHDRRHPSYGLRRR comes from the coding sequence ATGGAATTAAGCATCCATCCTCTCGCCGCAAAGGATGCCCGCAAAATCGCGGATACCTATTCATCGATTTCCGGAGAATTGGTTACGCGCTTCTGGCACGAACTGGACGCTACGCTGGACATGATTGAATCGGCACCGACACAATTCCATTTCGACGACTCAGGACTGCGGCGGGCAAACCTACGGAAGTTCCCCTACCACATTCTGTTTGATGAGCACTTGGATGTAACTCGGATCTTGGTGATTCGCCATGACCGCCGTCATCCCTCCTACGGGCTACGAAGAAGGTGA
- the trpD gene encoding anthranilate phosphoribosyltransferase has translation MDALIHHLERKEELSPREITVAAELLLDPNAPDEKKAALLENLSKKGETPAEIAGFVEAFLEHAVDPHVGLLDLEGPTIDVCGTGGDKLNLFNVSTTAMFVVAATGAVVLKHGNRGITSKSGGADVLEALGIRIDLPPEGFRDCLEKAGVGFLFAPNYHPAFKAVVNVRKQLAEKGVRTIFNLIGPLMNPAKPQCQLVGVFDREMCPAFAEILQRLGRESAWAVHGTTGDGRCVDEVSLLGSTRICKAGLYQDLQDEEVRPRDFGMKHAEVEELQGGDAEVNAAILESILTGKDTGPKRDMVLLNAGTAIACCGLSDDIGDGIEIARKLIDDGSALDRLRLFHDVAKKA, from the coding sequence GTGGACGCACTGATTCATCATCTGGAACGGAAGGAGGAGCTCTCGCCCCGCGAGATCACCGTGGCTGCCGAGCTCTTGCTCGATCCCAATGCGCCTGATGAAAAGAAGGCGGCCCTCCTTGAAAACCTGTCGAAGAAGGGCGAGACGCCCGCCGAGATCGCGGGCTTCGTCGAGGCCTTCCTCGAGCACGCCGTCGATCCCCATGTCGGGCTGCTGGATCTGGAAGGACCGACCATCGATGTCTGCGGGACGGGCGGCGACAAGCTGAACCTCTTCAACGTGTCCACCACGGCGATGTTCGTCGTGGCCGCGACCGGAGCGGTGGTGCTGAAGCACGGCAACCGCGGCATCACCTCGAAGAGCGGCGGCGCGGACGTGCTGGAAGCGCTCGGCATCCGCATCGATCTCCCGCCGGAAGGCTTCCGCGACTGTCTGGAAAAGGCGGGTGTCGGCTTCCTCTTTGCACCGAATTATCACCCCGCCTTCAAGGCCGTGGTGAATGTCCGCAAACAGCTCGCGGAGAAGGGTGTGCGGACCATTTTCAATCTCATCGGCCCGCTGATGAATCCGGCCAAGCCGCAGTGCCAGCTTGTCGGTGTCTTCGACCGCGAGATGTGCCCGGCCTTCGCCGAGATCCTCCAGCGGCTCGGTCGCGAGAGCGCATGGGCCGTGCACGGCACTACCGGCGACGGTCGTTGTGTCGATGAGGTCAGTCTTCTCGGCTCGACCCGTATCTGCAAGGCAGGGCTTTATCAGGATCTGCAGGATGAGGAAGTCCGCCCGCGCGACTTCGGCATGAAGCACGCCGAGGTGGAGGAACTCCAGGGCGGCGACGCGGAAGTGAATGCCGCTATCTTGGAAAGCATCCTCACCGGCAAGGACACCGGCCCGAAGCGCGACATGGTGCTGCTCAATGCCGGCACCGCCATCGCCTGCTGCGGCCTCTCCGACGATATCGGCGACGGCATCGAGATCGCACGCAAGTTGATCGATGATGGCAGCGCACTTGATCGCCTGCGTCTCTTCCATGACGTGGCGAAAAAAGCGTAA
- a CDS encoding addiction module protein — protein sequence MSQVSDIRQAASRLSLEERAELAVFLLDGLEDAPHHVTDEEALRRRDELVSGAVSGLSREEFRKACGR from the coding sequence ATGTCACAGGTCAGCGACATCCGGCAGGCAGCATCCCGACTCTCCCTCGAGGAGCGGGCGGAACTGGCGGTGTTTCTTTTGGACGGGCTAGAGGATGCCCCTCATCACGTCACAGACGAGGAAGCCCTGCGCCGCCGTGACGAACTCGTGTCGGGTGCAGTCTCGGGGTTGAGCAGGGAAGAATTCAGGAAGGCGTGCGGTCGCTGA
- a CDS encoding sugar porter family MFS transporter, with protein sequence MAQNTPTTGSPTFYNKYLLLIAGLGGLLYGIDVGIIAGALPYLEATSGYTPGQLSTVVAAVLLGSFFSSLFAGLLADLFGRKAIMLLSAVLFVASIPIITLSQGINMLIAGRLLQGISGGLIGVVIPLYLAECLGANSRGKGTGMFQLMLTVGLVASAFIGLFFASQVGKLEEIVGIDPATIFSAKDNAWRMIFWVSIAPGIAFLVGAFFVSESPRWLFRKGRKDDALAALTRSSGQQGAQVILEEMKQADATATDKRSTSPTDSLLQRKYVLPFVLALITLACTQATGVNSVLAYAVNIFQQAGLTGKIGNQGNVLLTIVNCVMTVVAVALVDKKGRTFLLKMGTAGIIVALLGAATTFLGIESKRVDIREKVESSLDQANRSFRLDLRDPALASVFDSAIPSTSSPNGTQVVVSYKYGPYTNVKYVAAHTGSHTPAVIEITPPKYDELKDNIIGEFFRKLHLNPFADMTQAEGKPLEIVSVKYGAIPGQGTGWMVAGCFILFIASFASGPGVCVWLALSELMPTRIRSNGMSIALMVNQGVSATIAAVFLPTVGSYGYSTMFFFWAGCTVIYFITAAFFLPETKGKTLEEIEEHFEGKKSKAA encoded by the coding sequence ATGGCACAAAATACCCCGACGACCGGTAGTCCGACCTTTTACAACAAATACCTGCTCTTGATCGCAGGGCTCGGGGGCCTCCTCTACGGCATCGATGTCGGGATCATTGCGGGTGCCCTGCCCTATCTGGAGGCGACCTCCGGCTACACACCGGGCCAGCTTTCCACCGTGGTCGCGGCCGTTTTGCTCGGTAGTTTCTTCTCATCCCTCTTCGCCGGGCTGCTGGCAGATCTTTTCGGCCGGAAGGCCATCATGCTCCTCAGCGCGGTGCTTTTCGTGGCGAGCATCCCCATCATCACCCTCTCCCAAGGGATCAATATGCTGATTGCCGGTCGCCTCCTGCAGGGTATCAGCGGCGGCCTCATCGGCGTGGTTATCCCTCTCTATCTGGCGGAGTGCCTCGGCGCGAATTCCCGGGGCAAGGGCACCGGCATGTTCCAGCTCATGCTCACCGTCGGGCTGGTTGCCTCCGCCTTCATCGGACTCTTTTTTGCCAGCCAAGTCGGCAAGCTCGAGGAAATCGTCGGCATTGATCCGGCTACCATTTTCTCCGCGAAGGACAATGCCTGGCGCATGATCTTCTGGGTCTCGATCGCTCCCGGCATTGCCTTCCTCGTCGGGGCCTTCTTTGTCTCGGAGTCGCCACGCTGGCTGTTCCGCAAGGGCCGCAAGGATGACGCCCTCGCCGCCCTCACCCGCTCCAGCGGGCAGCAGGGTGCCCAGGTCATCCTAGAGGAAATGAAGCAAGCCGATGCCACCGCCACCGACAAGCGCAGCACCTCCCCCACCGATTCCCTCCTCCAGCGGAAGTACGTCCTGCCCTTCGTACTGGCCCTCATCACCCTCGCCTGCACCCAGGCCACCGGGGTCAACTCGGTGCTCGCCTACGCGGTGAACATCTTCCAACAGGCCGGCCTCACAGGAAAAATCGGCAACCAGGGCAATGTGCTCCTCACAATCGTCAACTGCGTGATGACCGTCGTCGCCGTCGCACTGGTGGACAAGAAGGGTCGCACATTCCTCCTCAAGATGGGCACCGCCGGCATCATCGTCGCCCTGCTCGGCGCCGCCACCACCTTCCTCGGGATCGAGTCCAAGCGCGTCGATATCCGCGAGAAGGTCGAGTCCTCGCTCGACCAAGCCAACCGGAGCTTCCGCCTCGATCTCCGCGATCCCGCGTTGGCCTCCGTCTTCGACTCCGCCATCCCGTCCACCTCCTCGCCGAATGGCACCCAGGTCGTCGTCTCCTACAAATACGGCCCCTACACGAACGTCAAATACGTCGCCGCCCACACCGGCTCCCACACGCCCGCCGTCATCGAGATCACTCCGCCGAAGTACGATGAACTCAAGGACAACATCATCGGCGAGTTCTTCCGCAAGCTGCACCTGAATCCCTTCGCCGACATGACGCAGGCCGAGGGCAAGCCGCTGGAAATCGTGTCAGTGAAATACGGGGCCATCCCCGGACAAGGCACCGGATGGATGGTTGCGGGCTGCTTCATCCTTTTCATCGCCTCCTTTGCCTCAGGACCGGGCGTTTGCGTGTGGCTCGCGCTGTCCGAACTCATGCCTACCCGCATCCGCTCGAATGGCATGTCGATCGCCCTTATGGTGAACCAAGGCGTCTCGGCCACCATCGCCGCGGTCTTCCTGCCCACCGTGGGCAGCTACGGCTACTCCACCATGTTCTTCTTCTGGGCGGGATGCACGGTGATCTACTTCATCACCGCGGCCTTCTTCCTCCCGGAAACGAAGGGCAAGACCCTAGAGGAAATCGAAGAGCACTTCGAAGGCAAGAAATCGAAGGCCGCCTGA
- the moeB gene encoding molybdopterin-synthase adenylyltransferase MoeB, whose amino-acid sequence MPDLTPEERQRYARHLSIPNVGEEGQLRLKGASVLMIGTGGLGSPAALYLAAAGVGRIGLIDPDTVDRSNLQRQILHGESWVGKPKLESAADRLREINPHVELELHSVRFTPENAMDLVSRYDVVLDGCDNFPTRFLSNDACFFLKKPCVYGSIFRFEGQVTVFAPHLGGPCYRCMLPTMPAPGAAPSCEEAGVLGVLPGVIGSLQAMEAIKLMLGIGEPPLGKLTCYDALNTSFRALRLRRDPSCRLCGDSPSVFSVKNDETTASDSCTIPGMLTITVQDLAARLAAGETPYIIDVRQPEEEAEGTIPGAILIPLATLPERIGELPADREILVHCRSGGRSARAVTFLTEAGFPHAVNVEGGINAWKSI is encoded by the coding sequence ATGCCCGACCTGACTCCGGAAGAACGCCAGCGCTATGCCCGCCATCTTTCGATCCCGAATGTAGGCGAGGAGGGCCAGCTCAGGCTGAAGGGTGCCTCGGTCCTCATGATCGGCACGGGGGGGCTCGGTTCACCGGCGGCTCTCTACCTCGCTGCGGCGGGGGTCGGGCGGATCGGCCTGATCGATCCGGACACCGTGGACCGCTCGAATCTCCAGCGGCAGATCCTTCACGGCGAGTCGTGGGTCGGAAAGCCGAAGCTGGAGAGCGCGGCGGACCGCCTGCGCGAGATCAATCCGCACGTGGAGCTGGAGCTCCACTCCGTCCGCTTCACCCCGGAGAATGCGATGGACCTCGTCTCCCGCTACGACGTGGTGCTGGACGGCTGCGACAATTTCCCGACGCGCTTCCTGTCGAATGACGCATGCTTTTTCCTGAAGAAGCCGTGCGTCTATGGCTCGATCTTCCGCTTTGAGGGCCAGGTGACGGTCTTCGCCCCGCACCTCGGCGGACCGTGCTACCGCTGCATGCTGCCGACGATGCCTGCCCCCGGGGCCGCGCCATCGTGCGAGGAGGCGGGCGTGCTGGGCGTGCTGCCCGGGGTGATCGGCTCGCTGCAGGCGATGGAGGCGATCAAGCTGATGCTGGGCATCGGCGAGCCGCCGCTGGGCAAGTTGACTTGCTACGATGCACTGAATACCAGCTTCCGCGCGCTGCGCCTGCGCCGCGATCCCTCCTGCCGCCTGTGCGGCGACAGCCCCTCCGTTTTCTCCGTCAAGAACGACGAAACCACCGCCTCAGACTCCTGCACCATCCCCGGCATGCTCACCATCACCGTCCAAGACCTCGCCGCCCGCCTCGCCGCGGGTGAAACGCCCTACATCATCGACGTCCGCCAGCCGGAGGAAGAGGCGGAAGGCACCATCCCCGGCGCCATCCTCATCCCGCTGGCCACTCTGCCGGAGCGGATCGGCGAGCTCCCGGCGGACAGGGAAATCCTCGTCCACTGCCGCTCGGGTGGTCGCTCGGCGCGCGCCGTGACTTTTCTCACTGAAGCCGGATTCCCCCATGCCGTGAACGTGGAAGGCGGGATCAACGCGTGGAA